The nucleotide window CTAGGTATTGCTTTATTTCTCTAGTTTATGTATTTGATGGATAGGGAAGAGCAATGTAAGTGAGTGGATAAAAAATCTTTAGGCACATCTTTGGCCATTTCATTTCTTTAAATTATTCATCTTACgaatttacaaattaaagaatttttCTTACGACTTTCTTGAAATAagatttttcataaaattttttcaaagtattattcttttaaaaaagaatttgtgTTTATAATGTGTTCTTTCTATTTGCAAGTATTTCTTTACTTTGATAGTATTTCCCTTCTTATAACAATTCttaaaccctctactgagaaccagtgaggacgatgttctcaccccctataGAATTTCTTTTTCAGAGACAGGTTCAGAAAGTTTTGGTACAAAGTCGCGACCGAACTACGGAACCTTATGTATATATGcatttcattttctatatttggtTTAATCTTAGATTTTATCTTTCCACTCGTCGTTTATTGTATTGGTTTTTAGAAGGGTGAGACTTGTATTTGAAGAATTTTAAATAAGTCTatgtatttaatattatgtGGATATAATTGCGTTATTAAGTGGTTTAAAGTATGGACTTTCCATTTTCATAAATACGAATTTGGTATATATTACTGAAAGctcaatatcaaataaatatagTATGAAATCAAAGGAGTAGAGGTAGGTAACACCTAAACTTTTAGTGCGATCATGGGGTGCTAAAATTAGATGTTACAACAACAAAATGGTTTGACAAAAAGGAAAAACCAAACCTTAGTGAATTTGGTTAATTCAATGTTACTAAATGTAAAATTAACTTACAATTTGTAGGGTGAAGCATTATTAACATCATTTCATATCCATAATCAGATACCATCAAGATATAGAAATGTTTCTccttataaaatttgaaaaggaagaaaacttaatttgaattatctgaAAGTGTGGGGTGTTTAGCCTTTTATCGAGTTTCTAATCAAAAGAGAACTAAATTGGGGTCAACAGctataaaaaatactttcatTGGATATGCTCAAAATTCTAAAGCATATAGAATATTAGACTTAGTGTTTGATGTAGTTGTTAAATCAAGAGAGGtagaatttattgaaaataaatttatcaatgattcaaCTTCTAATTCAGAATATCCCCAAAATGATACTATTGTTtcacaagaaataaataatcaaaataataaatatctaaGCGATAAAGAATTGATTGAACTAATAAAGACCTTGAgagtaaaaaaagaaatgaactTGGGTCtagattttatttcttctcaggCTATCACTTTTTTAATAGAAGGAATTAGGAATTCTGTGACAAAGAAGATTCCTATTGTGATGAACATAGAGGGTAATCCTCAAATGTTCAAAGAGGCTATGACTTAAAGGGATTCTGCTTTTTAGAAAAAAGCAACAAATGATGAAATAGACTCAATATTATCAAACAATACATGTGTCTTTGTTGATTTGTGAAAGAAGGTTACCGtcggtttagaattttcttttcaataaaagaaatcacTTTGTTGTAAGTATAggtctaaaccaacaaacaactctcAATCAAAGtctaatttgtttgtcacaagtacaaaccaataaaaatatcaaGAGTATTAGATATCGGGTCGTCTTTCAAAAGAATTGCAGTGAGATATgcgtgttattggttatgagattcaTGGGGTGATTTGCATATAAGAAGACTATAATCTAAAtgacaaaaaagtaaaaaaaacaaCTAAAGATAACAAATACTAAAGAGGCATTCATGGCAAGAATTAAGAATCAAggttttctatcctagtcattaatcatAATACAATAATTACCAAGAATTAAGTCTATTACGTTATCTCCAACATTGGAAGAAAGTCAAATATGTTTAGTTAACCCCAAACCATAAGTAATGTCAATGAAAAAAATGGGAAGTGCTACGTAGCCAAAAAAAGAGTATATTATAGATATAGTACAAACTAAATTTCACTCTCATGATAAGAGAGTGTACTCCACTTGCTTATCAATAACATACTTATCaccgtttcttcttcttcattcctaAAATTAATTTCTGCCTCATCTCAATCAAATCCCTAAAAATCTCTTATCAACatttaattctaataaaatGCAATTTCAGTCCAGTAAATTAACATCCAAATATACGAAGAAATTACATAGAGTTAAAGATCAAAACTTTCCTCCCCCTTTTCATTCCTTCCACAACCCCAGGAACCAGGAAAATGAAAAGATGCAGGGAGGAGAAACCCAGCAGCAAGATCATCGGAACATTCTATAGCACTGTATCCGATTCATATAGGTATgttatttagtataatttttccGTTAATTGGCATGTTGAGAGTACAGTATCTGTTGTTGCATGTGGTTGGAGTTGATGTTAAGGATgaaagttttgatttttatcTCATGGTGATGGGTTTGGGAATAGGGAAAAGGGAATAGCCGAAAAAAGATCACGTTTTGGGAGTAAAGATGAAAGGAAGGTAGCAGAAAAGGGGTGTTTTCGTTGTTTCCCGGCGCCTTTGTTCTGCAATAACACGCCGTTTCGTGTTTCGTCCTCTAATCCCTTTTTCTTCTGCGCCATTCTCGCAACCAAGGTTTCAACGCAATTTCCAGTTCTCACTTTCACAATCTCATCTTCACCATATTCGCATTCACTGGCGTTTTTCCTCGGTAAGTAAAACCCTTTTCTTGCTCACTCGATTTCTCTTTTTGGGCTTTGGACTTTGATTATCTGAAAGCTTTTTCTGTGAAACTCATTGAATCATTTTGCAATGTGAATGACATGCTCTGATTATATGTTACAGTATATGTTACTCTTGAATCTTGATACTGTGTGTTAGGTggagttgtatatttttttgtttttattttggaaGAGAATATTTCCTCTTAATTGATTATGGATATGGCAAGACACCATTCAAAAATTCTTGTCGTAACTCCTCAATGGGATTTGGTGTATCTTTCATGGATGTTATACAATATGACAATCTATTTATGAAAAGACattatatcaatattttaattCCCCATTTtctatgaatattttttttaacaattgaaaaaaaatgctATGAACTTGTTTGGGTGCATTGTGATTAAGCATCAAAATCAGGCTAAGTCAAACCGTGATAAGTAGACATTAATTTTCTGGTGTGTCATGGTTCCCtgattttttatatgttatgtGGTTTGAATAAGTATTTTTCATACTTGGTGTTGTGCTTTCTTTCAAGAAATTAATACAGTGACAAATACGAAGCAGCCATTTCGTTCAAGTTGCCTCCATATTTCAAAAGTCTCCACTGGAAAAGCTGAGCATTTCATAGCCTTATCTCCGACTCCTCTAGGTATGTTATCTAGTTTTATCtttctattaattatgtttCATGTGTGTTAACGATGTTAACGATgaaatttttgttctttatctcACTTTGAGGGGTTTTGAAAATGGGAAAAAAACTTGCAAAGATGGTATTTTGGGCTGGAGATGAAGAGAAGGCCCCAAAAAATgggttttttttataatgtgtGTCACTTAGATTATGTATTTGTTAGTAGTTGACTAATTATGGTAGTTAACTATGGTGGGAGTACATTAGGAGTACTTAAAGTTATtggtaatttattaatttttttattcatgtgaaagaaaaaaaatccttcTAGATACGGTTCAATAGAGATGTTATGccttgattttttttagtttgaattGCTTTAACTTTATAAAATGTTGAGTTGGAATTTTCCATGAAATTTTTTAGTGtgaacatacatacatatatgacTATTTAAGTAATGGTATGTagttaaacaaattaaactgCTTTTGATTAGTTACTTCCATTTTGATTTGGTTGATCTTGTGACGGTTAAGGAGCTTGATAGCAACTTTATGACCGGTTGGTAAATTTTGAACAATTCTAACCTTATCAAAACTCTCCAAGTCCAATCACTTTTCCTAACTTATAATtccaaacaaatatttttacacCTCCATCCATTCCTTAATTATCTCCACTActaacaaaatcaaataatcatAGAACCCTCGATCACCaaagagagagacagagagcaGTAATGAATTGGGAAAGGGAAGAATATAATAGACAGCGATGGGGACTAATAAAAATTGTTGTCTAtatttcttcttattcttccacCATCAATGCTTGTATCCATCAGCAtagaataaaacacaaaaattttatcattttctattctttattaattatttttaatgttaaatataaaaaaaaatatacaggAAACATACAGTACTTGTAAATGGTACGTATAACGTTGTTCATTTTCCTATATGAAAGCATGNtatatatatataattacaccttctgaaataaaataaagtttatttactCTCTATAATAATTTACATGATATTAGTTACTCTACTTTCGTTcctactttttattattttttattcattttttatttttgattaacTTTAACCCTTGTATTGTTATACATTGCTTAGCGTTAATGTTAAAACATTTAAACTTGAATCtgatatttattttaagtaCTAACTAGGATAGATGACTTAGATTTTGTCAACGAAATTTAAAACTCCCTATAATAAgttcaataattaataatttgtgACTGATATATTCATCATACACCTAAATTGTGTTCTTCGCAATTCTATAcattagaatttgaaaaagaatacagctatttatttttttttgtatgcaAAAGAGCAGGTTTGAAGTGTGCCAAAGGGATCTGACAAATGGGTTTGGGCATCGTGATGtctaataaattataaacaataataatattggcGTATCTATGCTATTGATAAATATGTTGGTATGTTAATGATTAATTTAAGTGAGTTATTTGAGTATATATAGCAGTTGTTTGTGAACAGGTGTTCGAAAAACAAGAAGTAGCTATGGCTCGTACCAGGAGCAAAAAAGAGACACAGAAGAATAACAATCCAGAAAGAAGATcgcaaaaaaaaattgttggacCAAAAAAGGTACCTTGGATGGTTAGCGGTGAATTAACTGTAAACTTGGGATATTGTGTTTTGATAGTAAATGCTTAATCCCACATTCTCCTTCGTTGTTACTTTGTGCTGATTATGAATTTTTGTGTAGAAAACACTAGTATCTAGGTGCTCGCCATGTTGCGTGGCTTCAGTTATGAAGCAATTAGACTCAGGCGCGGGCAGAGAGAAACTAATGGAGGTTCAGAACATGGGACTTGGCTGGCTGCAATATGTGCCTGAATGGGCTGTCAACCAAGATATGATGGTTGCATTAGCATCATCATATAGTCGGGATGAGAATTCCTTGATCGTCGGAACAAGAAAAATTCCCATATCAGTTGAATTAATTGCACGGTGTTTTGGACTACCGAACCATGGTACGCAATTCTCAAATAAAATAGggagaaaagggaaaaaaattatCCACATTACTTTCGTTGACTATATGTTTTTGGTTAAATTAGCCATTAAATATTTGGACTGCATCGACTCAATTTTGTGCTTGACAGGGGATAGTTTCAAAAGTCCAAAAATAGTAGCAGAGCACCGACTTGTTAACAGCTTCACAGGAAAGACACAAGCAGATTTGAAAAGGGATGTTATCACATGCTCGATGCAGTCCGATGTCGATAGAATCAACTTCCGGAGACAGTTCATCATGTTGATAGCCAAGTGTTTCTTCTTTCCCTCGCCGAAAGCCACTGTTTCAGACATACATATACGCACTGCCATTGATGTATCGAACCCAAGGAAGATGTATTGGGCGAGGTgcatttatgattttttaattgagGGAGTTCTGAGGTTTCAGGATGTAGGGAAGAAAACAGTTGATGGATGTATGTTCGCATTATTGGTGAGCCATATATCCCTAACCtttgatttgttgtttgttattttatagTATACCTTGTTTATAGCAATTACTATAACTTTCAGATTATATATCTCCATGCTAACAAGCATGGAGATTTAGGAAGATATAATGGGAGAGAACCGTGGATCAGAGACTGGTCGCTTGTTGATCTGAAGAAGATGGATAAAGAGGAAAGCACATCTCACTCGGTGAGACATAAGTGTGAAAGATATGTTAATCGGATCACTGCTTTTAAGCTCTAACGTGAATAAAACTTATACGTTGTCCACTGTAGGGGCTTCTAAATTTAATTGGAAAGATGTATGGGTCACCGAAAAAGCACAATCGTGTATCAAAGAGAAGATGCATCAAGAAAAAAACAAAGTCTAATAGAAAGACTCGTAAAGAAGCTCCCACGGTAGATGAAAACGAGACCGACATACCGGCTGACCATGCATCACTTGCTGAATTTGATCAACAACCTTCCAAAAAAAGGCAATTCAAAGATTTATTACTTTTGTTATAAACTTTTATTGCTCTAACATGtgtctttttaatattattatagtataaataaatatcttttagattttgtgtctttttaatcatatataaaGTTTTACCATGTATAGAGTAAttcattatttatctaattttagaAGTGTGATATTGATGCTGTAGTTGGTAAATCTATATTTTAAAAACTGTTGGAGATACTTATTTTGAGCATGGCAATAGACCTTACACATGTAAATACATCTTTTCCTGTTTTAGCATTAATTCCAtaacataataaatttgatGACTATGTGTCCTCTCCCGTTAAGTAATGCCAATACTAGTGACTTTAAATAGTATTACGAATAGCTAAATCTTGTCTCATTAGTTTGGATGTTATGTATATAATACTCCTGATGTTATTCGTGTGGCTTTCTGGATGTTAACTGATTTAAATTATGGAAGTTATTATCCATTCTGTACTATACTTGGGTATACTAGATTTACTTGGTCGGATTATATTTGTGCTAGGTGACCTTTTTAATTATCACTTATAGTTGTTCATCTTCCAATTTATTTAAACAGAAAATGTAGCCAAGCTTCACAAAATGGATGCATTGAGGGGGATAAAGTGTTTATGAATAAGACATGTATCAAAATGCCTACAGGGGAGGAGACATTGGTCGACATGCCAGTGGTAAATGCAACAGATGATAATGTTAAGGACGGGCATTCAAAGGAAAGGCAAGTTATTGAATTTTTAGTTATCGTATGAAGTTTTAATGCTTTAACTTGCCTCATTGTAATAATATACTAGCATAATTTTTTTGGGCAACTGCGTTGACATAATTTATCATTATGTTTGTTTGCATATAACATTTTACCATatataaagtaattttaatatacGTTACCTACGTATAATATTGTGCTTATTTGAGAAGAATGGCAAAATTACGGGTTGTAACTGGTATATTTATCTTGAATAGGAGTTTgattatctaatattttatcatttaaatCCGGATGTTATGCGTGCCTCATACCCGATGTTATCTTTCTAGCATTATGGTTGCTAACTGGTTGGCAATGTGGATGTTACTATCCATTCTTTACTTTATTCTGCACGAAGAAGCTTTGGGTAAACTTTAGATTTAACATCATTTACGAATTTAAGCGTACTACATTTACTTGATTAACTCATATTTGTATTAGGTGTCTTTTGTTATTATCACTTATAGCTGCTCAActtctaattaatttaagagTCCCAAAATAGGTCCATTAGGGGGAATACTATGAGTATGAGGTGGACATGTCCTGAAATGCCCAAAGGGGATGAGACAATGTCTGACACACCTGTTGAAAACGGAATAGATGATAATGTTGATGAAGGACCTTCGAATCAAAGGCAAGTTAGATAGATGATTTTAACAATAATACGAATTATTGAAGATTATAGTAGTTGCATGACTCTTTTACTTCTGactttttccttcttttgaGGTGAACTGTTTAATCAATAATAGATGTTATCCATATAATCTTATGCTGGTTACATAactttctttattttagttttggCTCAGATAAGAGCACTTAATTGTTAAGAGCACTCAGTTAAGAGCACTTAATTGTTAATGACTGTGCAGGGAATCCGGAGAGCTTGCAATGGTAGTGTATGTTGCGCTAAAGGACCCAACTCAAGTTGACTTTCCAATACCGCCATTCTCGCTTGGCATCACTCAGATGCACATACCAGACTCACCGCCCAGATCTCCGGTAACAAATGATCAAAATGTGACTCCAGAACCTAAATCACCAGAAAACATAACAACAAAAGCTGTGGTGGACACACTAATGCCATCTGGGGGTGTTGCAAGGCCGACAGGTGATGACATGAACAGGATATACAAGTGGGTGACAGATCGGAGGGGTGCAAAGAATACCACACTTGCGTGGATTGGCAATGGCGATGATGTTCAGCTGCAGCGAGCGGATCTTCAATCACTGGGATGGCGTAGAAGAGTAAGCGATACGGTAAGAGCAAACAAAAAAACTGTAATAAATTACTATGTATGTGTTATCCATTAAAGTGCCATGAAAATGTAATACGTTTATTCTATTCAGGTGGTTGATTACTGCTGTGCCATGTTCAATACTTCGAGCAACGCAAGGTTTTGCACGCATTTTTACTGTATTCCACCGAGACTAATGGTTAGTGCAATCTTTCCTTACCcacttaatattaattaataccaTAATTGCCTCGGTGAAGGATACTCTAAATTATTACTTTAGGTGTTTAActaatgcaaaatgggtttacAGGCCATAATATTGACTGATGATAACATTGAACGATTTGCCGGGACGAACACTGGTTTTGTCCCTGTTCTTAGCAAATTCATGGGCCGCGGGCAGCACTGGTTCGATGCGGAGAAAGCGAAAAAAGTTGATTATGTCAGTAATTTATATACTTACTAATCCACACACAAAATCTATTTTTTCATTACAAGAATATggaaaaaataactatatactAACATGCTTTATTCAACGATGAAGTGGTTTGTTCCAGTGTGCCGAGATGATCACTGGTGGCTATATGTACTCCACTGGAAGACTGATAACCTATGGGTATTAGACTCTATGCACAATGGCCCACACTCGAAGCGCCgagagaaaatagataaatatgtaGTAAGTGAGAATAGATTTGATGATGCATATTTTTTTGGGTGTTAGGTGTTGCCTCCCatgtttttttcttctattttcctcCCTAATTTTTACTCTCTGGCTTGTCGAAGGGCTTTCTTCTCCAAGAGTTGGCAGCAACTGTAGACCCGAATGTAATATTCACAGCTGAGGGCTATGAATGTTGCTATGAAACAAGGCTCCAAAAACAGCCTAATGGGTAAGTCTAGAGGTGAAAACAAAGAAGGGATTAAAAAATCAACCCACACAAATTTTAATATGTTGGCACAAATTTTTGTCATTTGTGTTGCATAGGTGGGACTGTGGCGTATACGTCATTAAATGGATGGAAATGTGGGATCCAAAGAGCTTGGCAGAGGATGAATTAAATATGCCTATTTGGACGACGGTTAGTGAAATCCAAAACATATGTTGATGCTTATTTGCgtatttaataattgataaataactCTTCTTGGATGAATTCTACTTATGCTGGCTGGATTTATATTTGCTTCTTTAGTGTATTCTATACCAAACACAAATACATCTGTATGTGACCACAGGTCTAGCTGCAACAAATTCGGAAAGAAATTGTAACTGACATTCTAATTTGCAAAGACAACATCTCTAGGAGTGAGGTAGATGGTGTACTCAATGTACCATGTCGTCATGTGGAGGATAGGGGAAAGAAAAAAACTCTTGAAGATCCTTGGACGAACCCACGGACAAGATCACTGGTTCGAAGGGCAGAACTGGCTAAGAAAGCTAAACGGAACTATAAGCCATAAATTGATATTAGAGTTGGTCGGTGTGTGTTTTTTGTTAACTTGATTTCAGGATTTAGTGgatgttatttttatatacagaTGGATGTTATCGGATATAAACCAAAACCGGGTGCATCTTTTTTAAAGGGAAACCTATATTGGGTAGCAGGTTAAATATATTCACAAACAATTGATTAGGACTAGAGTTGCTATGTGTATTTACGGTTGATATGCTTGCAGAATTTACGTGATTTTATCATGAAATATTTGCGAAAGGTTTTGGAGTTGGACtggataaaaaaatacaataattcaatatcctagttaatatttatgtataaaaaaattgtttttaaattgttagtttatttttttatatatgtttggCTTGTTTTTGCTCAAATCGAGAACACGTTgactaaattttgaattatctTTCCAATATACAATTATCCATGCTTAACAGGCagctaaaaatatttatgcCCAAGCAATAAATGCTCGATCGTGGATGttattctaataaattaaaggaTGTTATTGgatgtaaataaaatacatgtcTGGATATGACTTTTTGatgtctaattttttaaataataaaagaaagacCTTATTATGTACGGATACTTTTGgatattcaaatttaaacttCATGTATTGCACCACATTATCGTAATGATTAAATTATCAACtaaacatttattatttttaatagtagtaacaaataataatggtaacaaagagtaaaagaataaaaaagttgTATATTAGTTGCCCAAGtctgttattgtattttgtttaataatGGTAGATGAAGCAGTAGCAAGTTAAAATAAAGTTGAGTATAGTgatttacataaaataaatcCAATAAACCACCAAAATCATGATAACGTGAAATAAAGTTGAAGCATGGGCAAAGTACAAAGTAGTTGTTAAACTCTAATGCTTATGATATGTAGTGATATTAAACTTCGAATCCTCCAAGAATGCTTcctgtgaaaaaaaaatttaaaaacaaaacaaaagaggaAACAATTAGTAAATGGACATGACATTAATGCTATGAAAAATACACTAGGTACACATACACAATTGTTCAGCGTTATGGAATGAATTCAATAGTGATATGAAGGAGCCAGAGTGCATAGCCAAATTGTCTGTCATTTCTGAACAAGCCGGTTGCGTATCTTTGTAGGAAGTTGCCACATTTGTAGGAGATGGTTGTGCATTACCATTAGGTcccttaacacacaaatcataTTGAAAGATAACATCATCACTTATTATCCATTCAACCaacttaaaataaacaaataacgTGAAAAGGGGGGTAGATCTCATATTTACCTTGTTGTGATTGTGAGTGTTCTTGTTTTTGCGTGCCCTCTTTTTAATAGATTTTTCCAGATCTGCCCCAAGTCTGGTGGAAGTTGGACGACCTCGCGTAGGAACACGACGTGGGCCATGTAGCTCATCCATGCTAACGGGACACTCATCATGCGTATGTGAGTAAATCGCACTTGGTACATGTGCAGCTTGATGCTCGAATTCCTTGTGTTCTCTGAGCTTCTCCCGAGCACTGTCCATGGCATCACGCAATATAGCAGCAACCTCTGGAGTAGCCACAAAATCCTGAGCGATGTTGTAAAAATCAGAACACAATTGCCTAAAAATTGTCATGCTTTCATCAGAACGGTCCATGTCAATGCTACTCCTGATGTATGTGTGTCTCCGACTAACATTCTTACTCCATCAGGATAGAATGTATTGTGAGGACACTGCTGTCACACGAAAATGTAGAAGAACAGCAAGACTGTGGCAGCATAGAATACCATTCGATTGGAACATAAAGCAATCACATTAAACATCTGATGACTGCGAGCAATACACGACTTGGTATCTGCTGTACACTGACATGTCAAACACCATCTTTTGTTGGTCAACTTCACAAACTATACTTGTGCCATGATGGTTGATTAAGGAGATGTCACAATCGGCCTTTTTTATAAATTGATCCTGAACGTCTTGAAACATGGAGTTTGTATATTCTCTCTGGAACTGCTTCTCTATTGGTGAGCTGGAAACACAAGGG belongs to Arachis duranensis cultivar V14167 chromosome 8, aradu.V14167.gnm2.J7QH, whole genome shotgun sequence and includes:
- the LOC127741276 gene encoding uncharacterized protein LOC127741276, yielding MEVQNMGLGWLQYVPEWAVNQDMMVALASSYSRDENSLIVGTRKIPISVELIARCFGLPNHGDSFKSPKIVAEHRLVNSFTGKTQADLKRDVITCSMQSDVDRINFRRQFIMLIAKCFFFPSPKATVSDIHIRTAIDVHL